AACGTCCGCGCCTTGACGGAGCGATGGGTCGAGACGCGCCGAGTGATCTCCAAAGAGCGGCAGGACTGGACGCTCGGCCGCGAAATGCTTGACGAACGCATCAAGCTCGTCGAGCGAGAAATCGCGTCGTTGCGCGAGAAGATCGACGAGGCGCAGAAGAGCATCGGCGAGGCCGACGCCAAGCGCGCCGAGCTGGTGGACGAGAATGAGACATTGAAGGCCTCGGCCACCGGACTGACGGAGACCTTGGCGGCGATGGAAGCTCGCACGGTGGCGTTGGACCGGCGGCTTCCGGACCCGGTTCGCGAACGCATCAAACCGCTTAGCCAGCGCATCCCGGACGATCCGAACGATACGAACCTGTCCCTTGCCCAGCGGTTCCAGAACGTCATTGGGCTTCTGAACGAGGTGAACAAATTCAATCGCGCCGTTGAGGTGACCAGCGAGATCCGCACGATGACGGATGGCAGCGCCGTCGAGGTCGCCGCCCTGTACGTGGGTCTGGGACAAGCCTACTACAGCGGCGCCAATGGGACGGCAGCGGGCGTCGGGCGTCCCGTCGCTGACGGCTGGCATTGGGAGCCGGCTCCCGACGCCGCCGAGCAGGTGGCGGAGGCTCTCGCCATCCTGAAAAATGAGAAAGTCGCCGGCTTCGTCCCATTGCCGGCCACCATAGACCAAGGAACGGCCAATGTCCATCGGTAGGAACATGTACCTGCTGATCTGCATCCTCTCTCTTCTGCTTCCGACCGTGTCGGCTCGCATCGCCGGAGGGCAGGACAGTGCCGACGCCGGTGCATCCGCATCACAGACAACAGCGCCCGCCGACACCGTCAGCGCCATCGGG
The DNA window shown above is from Anaerobaca lacustris and carries:
- a CDS encoding DUF3450 family protein, producing MIERTCRWTILALLIFVSLGGAVESDRIDNVRALTERWVETRRVISKERQDWTLGREMLDERIKLVEREIASLREKIDEAQKSIGEADAKRAELVDENETLKASATGLTETLAAMEARTVALDRRLPDPVRERIKPLSQRIPDDPNDTNLSLAQRFQNVIGLLNEVNKFNRAVEVTSEIRTMTDGSAVEVAALYVGLGQAYYSGANGTAAGVGRPVADGWHWEPAPDAAEQVAEALAILKNEKVAGFVPLPATIDQGTANVHR